A region from the Clostridiisalibacter paucivorans DSM 22131 genome encodes:
- a CDS encoding amino acid permease, which yields MNKTQQRLGRSLGFFPVFAIGTGTMIGAGIFVLPSIAISTAGPAAVLSFIIGGLITLATTFSVVELATGMPQAGGSYYFISRALGPMFGTIIGLGAWLSLVFKGSFALVGLAEYLNVFFSMPIVIAAFGVGIILLLINYRGAKSSGSLQNIIVVGLILILLVFTIRGSAMIDKKLLKPFMPYGVSSVFETTGIIFISYLGIVKLAAISEEVKDPSKNIPRAFLGSVILVILIYGGIIITVNGMVSLESLLNTNTPLVYAATIMAGTPGRIIITIAGFFATVSTANAAILSSSRFPFAMARDNLLPRSLVEIHKKFQTPYRAILVTGVTMLGLLILFDVEQLAKLGSTFNVMVFVLVNFSVLIYRKSKNPDYAPSFKDPFYPFTQIIGIVGSLLLLPSLGVFSMVFALVVIIIGIFLYVFTGRDKIEFNYSIQSYLGEGEVPIDIHSEEKRILVPISNPDNEEDLLYLADRLGDMIIGLNVVKVPEQTALNAARECYHDSKSKDCKILEKVFSEWTEVTSHRQKYVITFDHDVSNAIMEQSEKEKANLIIMGWQRGNRLQYAIGGITHKILTNAKTHIAVLKGHFTKDPKKILVAYDGKHNSRYGLFLGKRLALNTGATLKVLRVINPDTSEEEKKYALEELKEIAEMEENIDVQYELLEKYSPTDAILEATNDSDLTIVGDSSKRFKRNFLSTLPQRVASHSKKPILIIKRYQSSTKYLRFFE from the coding sequence ATGAATAAAACGCAACAGAGATTAGGAAGAAGTTTAGGTTTCTTTCCCGTTTTTGCCATAGGAACTGGAACCATGATTGGAGCAGGAATATTTGTTTTACCCAGTATAGCTATATCTACTGCTGGGCCAGCAGCTGTACTTTCCTTTATAATAGGAGGACTCATTACTCTAGCTACAACATTTAGTGTTGTGGAGCTTGCCACAGGAATGCCCCAAGCGGGAGGAAGTTATTATTTTATTAGTAGGGCATTGGGGCCTATGTTTGGTACCATTATTGGATTGGGCGCATGGTTATCTTTGGTATTTAAAGGCTCATTTGCTTTAGTTGGGCTCGCAGAATATTTAAATGTATTTTTTTCAATGCCCATTGTTATAGCGGCTTTCGGTGTAGGAATAATCCTTTTATTGATTAACTATAGGGGAGCAAAAAGTAGTGGTAGTCTCCAAAATATAATAGTAGTGGGATTGATTTTAATTTTATTGGTATTTACCATTAGAGGAAGTGCTATGATAGATAAAAAATTATTAAAACCCTTTATGCCCTATGGTGTATCTTCAGTTTTTGAAACAACTGGGATTATTTTTATCTCATATTTAGGTATAGTAAAACTTGCAGCTATCTCTGAGGAAGTAAAAGACCCGTCTAAAAATATCCCTAGAGCTTTTTTAGGTTCAGTAATATTGGTTATACTTATATATGGAGGAATAATTATTACTGTAAATGGTATGGTGTCGTTGGAAAGTCTATTGAATACTAATACACCTCTTGTCTATGCAGCAACTATAATGGCAGGTACACCAGGTCGTATTATAATTACAATAGCAGGTTTTTTTGCTACAGTATCTACTGCCAATGCTGCTATTTTATCATCATCTAGGTTTCCCTTTGCAATGGCTAGGGACAATTTATTACCCCGTTCTCTAGTAGAGATACATAAGAAATTCCAAACACCTTATCGTGCCATACTTGTGACAGGAGTTACTATGTTGGGGTTATTGATATTATTTGATGTAGAGCAATTAGCTAAGTTAGGGTCTACTTTTAATGTAATGGTTTTTGTCTTAGTTAATTTTTCAGTATTGATATATAGGAAGAGCAAAAATCCAGATTATGCTCCTAGTTTTAAAGATCCTTTCTATCCATTTACTCAGATAATAGGTATAGTTGGTAGTCTTTTATTATTACCTTCATTAGGTGTATTTTCTATGGTGTTTGCTCTAGTGGTTATTATTATAGGGATATTTCTATATGTTTTTACTGGCAGGGATAAGATTGAATTTAATTATAGTATTCAATCTTATTTAGGAGAAGGAGAGGTACCTATAGATATTCACTCAGAAGAGAAAAGGATATTGGTACCCATATCAAACCCTGACAATGAAGAAGATTTATTGTATCTTGCTGATAGGCTAGGAGATATGATTATTGGATTAAATGTTGTTAAAGTACCAGAGCAGACGGCATTAAATGCTGCTAGAGAGTGTTATCATGATTCAAAAAGTAAGGATTGTAAGATATTAGAAAAGGTATTTAGTGAATGGACAGAAGTGACCAGTCATAGGCAAAAATATGTCATTACCTTTGACCATGATGTCTCTAATGCTATAATGGAACAGAGTGAAAAAGAGAAGGCCAATCTAATCATCATGGGATGGCAAAGAGGAAATAGATTACAATATGCAATAGGGGGAATAACCCATAAAATATTGACCAATGCTAAGACTCATATAGCAGTACTTAAGGGACATTTTACTAAAGATCCTAAAAAAATATTGGTTGCATATGATGGTAAACACAACTCTAGATATGGTTTGTTTCTAGGTAAAAGATTGGCTTTAAATACTGGTGCAACATTAAAGGTCTTGAGGGTTATAAATCCAGATACAAGTGAAGAAGAAAAGAAATATGCATTGGAAGAATTAAAAGAAATTGCTGAAATGGAGGAAAATATAGATGTACAATATGAGCTTTTAGAAAAGTATTCTCCAACAGATGCTATCCTTGAAGCAACAAATGACAGCGACTTGACTATTGTGGGAGATTCCAGTAAGAGGTTTAAGCGTAATTTTCTATCCACATTACCTCAAAGGGTGGCATCCCATTCTAAGAAACCTATTTTAATTATAAAGAGGTATCAATCTTCAACAAAATATCTTAGATTTTTTGAATAA
- the galU gene encoding UTP--glucose-1-phosphate uridylyltransferase GalU has product MIVRKAIIPAAGLGTRFLPATKAQPKEMLPIVDKPTLQYIIEEAVNSGIEEILIITGRNKTSIENHFDKSVELELELEKKGKMDLLEEVRKISDLVNIHYIRQKEPKGLGHAIYCAKSFIGNEPFAVLLGDDIVYAEKPCLKQMIEVYNEYKTSILGVQEVDKEDVCKYGIVDGKYIENRVYKVKGMVEKPTVEESPSNIAVLGRYIINPPIFEILEHTKPGKGGEIQLTDALKELAKREAMYAYNFEGRRYDVGDKLGFLQATVEYALRRDDLKDEFLDYIRDIVDNYGSVVSSS; this is encoded by the coding sequence GTGATTGTAAGAAAGGCGATAATACCTGCTGCAGGTTTAGGTACTAGATTTTTACCAGCTACTAAGGCACAACCAAAGGAAATGTTACCTATAGTGGATAAGCCCACTTTGCAATATATTATTGAAGAGGCTGTAAATTCAGGTATAGAAGAGATACTGATTATTACTGGAAGGAATAAAACATCTATAGAAAATCATTTTGACAAATCTGTAGAGCTGGAACTGGAATTAGAGAAGAAAGGCAAGATGGATCTGCTTGAAGAAGTTAGAAAGATATCTGATTTAGTGAATATCCACTATATTCGTCAAAAAGAACCTAAGGGGCTAGGTCATGCCATATATTGTGCCAAGTCTTTTATAGGAAACGAGCCCTTTGCAGTATTATTGGGAGACGATATAGTATATGCAGAAAAACCTTGTTTAAAACAAATGATAGAGGTATACAATGAATACAAGACATCTATTTTAGGAGTACAGGAAGTAGATAAAGAAGATGTGTGTAAATATGGTATAGTAGATGGAAAATATATAGAAAATAGGGTATATAAAGTAAAGGGCATGGTGGAAAAACCTACTGTAGAAGAATCACCTTCAAATATAGCTGTATTGGGAAGATATATTATAAATCCACCTATATTTGAAATATTAGAACATACTAAGCCTGGAAAAGGCGGGGAGATCCAATTAACCGATGCATTGAAGGAATTAGCTAAAAGAGAAGCTATGTATGCCTACAATTTTGAAGGAAGAAGATATGATGTAGGGGATAAATTGGGATTTCTTCAGGCGACTGTAGAATATGCACTGAGAAGAGATGATTTAAAGGACGAGTTTTTGGACTATATTAGGGACATAGTTGATAATTATGGCTCTGTAGTTAGTAGTTCTTAG
- a CDS encoding pyridoxamine kinase encodes MHNPVKRVAAIHDLSGFGRAALTSIIPVLSFMGIQVCPFPTAVLSTHTGDFEDFTFVDLTDSMEDYMNHWKKENIDFDCIYSGFLASTRQIDIISQFIDDFGNESNITVVDPVMGDKGELYTTMDKDMVQKMRGLITKADIITPNFTEAAYLLDRPVVDNIDQCKVKEWLMELSDMGPSIVVITSVPDEYELGNTDVMAYDRINNKFWKVGCKYIPANFPGTGDTFTSVLIGSLLTGDSLPIALDKSVQFITTAIRASYGFNYNKREGVLLERVLDTLKMPVILNSYELME; translated from the coding sequence ATGCATAATCCAGTTAAAAGGGTAGCTGCTATCCACGATTTATCAGGCTTTGGTAGGGCAGCTCTTACATCAATAATTCCAGTTCTTTCATTTATGGGTATTCAGGTATGTCCGTTTCCCACAGCAGTTTTGTCTACTCATACTGGAGATTTTGAGGATTTTACATTTGTAGATTTGACTGATTCTATGGAAGACTATATGAATCATTGGAAAAAGGAAAATATAGATTTTGACTGTATATATAGCGGGTTTTTAGCTTCAACTAGACAAATAGATATAATTTCACAGTTTATTGATGATTTTGGTAATGAGTCCAATATCACAGTGGTAGATCCAGTAATGGGAGATAAGGGAGAACTGTATACTACTATGGATAAAGATATGGTACAAAAGATGAGGGGATTAATAACAAAAGCAGATATAATTACTCCTAATTTTACAGAGGCTGCTTACTTATTAGACAGGCCTGTAGTGGACAATATTGACCAATGTAAGGTAAAGGAGTGGCTTATGGAGTTATCAGATATGGGACCCTCCATAGTGGTTATTACCAGTGTTCCCGATGAATATGAATTGGGCAACACAGATGTGATGGCATATGATAGGATTAACAATAAGTTTTGGAAGGTAGGTTGCAAATATATTCCTGCCAATTTTCCAGGTACAGGAGATACCTTTACCAGTGTATTGATAGGCAGTTTGCTCACAGGTGATAGTTTACCTATAGCCTTAGATAAATCGGTACAATTTATAACGACAGCTATTAGGGCCAGTTATGGATTTAATTATAATAAAAGAGAAGGGGTGCTATTGGAAAGGGTATTAGATACTTTGAAAATGCCAGTTATACTCAATAGCTATGAGTTGATGGAATGA
- a CDS encoding TM1266 family iron-only hydrogenase system putative regulator — protein sequence MKRIAVIGAVLDEPKKIQKTFNDTIAEYSHIVRGRMGLPFETEGISVISITVLGEMDEINSLTGKLGNIPHVSVKTSISKKTVK from the coding sequence ATGAAAAGAATTGCTGTTATTGGCGCTGTACTAGATGAACCTAAAAAAATTCAAAAGACTTTTAATGATACTATAGCAGAATATTCCCATATAGTAAGGGGACGAATGGGACTCCCCTTTGAAACAGAAGGTATATCTGTTATTTCCATAACAGTTTTAGGAGAAATGGATGAAATCAATAGTCTAACAGGAAAATTAGGTAATATCCCCCATGTATCAGTAAAGACTTCTATCTCTAAAAAGACAGTAAAATAA
- a CDS encoding VanZ family protein yields the protein MYDVMDVFKNKKMMVIFSWAMVVFWMLFIFALSAQPATESGNLSKRVTEVIIKAVGRLVSLDIETDNTKDVVSKFDHIVRKCAHGAVYFILGILTMNAFITTGVKGYRAFVFSFLFCVIYAISDEIHQLFVPGRGAQAVDVLIDSIGAFVGIGLYSLLMR from the coding sequence GTGTATGATGTAATGGATGTATTTAAAAATAAGAAAATGATGGTGATTTTTTCATGGGCAATGGTTGTATTTTGGATGCTATTTATTTTTGCTTTATCGGCTCAACCAGCAACAGAATCTGGTAATCTCAGTAAAAGGGTAACAGAAGTAATAATAAAGGCAGTAGGGAGACTTGTATCTTTAGATATTGAAACAGATAATACCAAGGATGTAGTTTCAAAATTTGACCATATAGTACGAAAGTGTGCCCATGGTGCAGTATATTTTATTTTGGGTATATTGACCATGAATGCATTTATAACAACTGGGGTAAAAGGGTATAGGGCATTTGTTTTTTCTTTTTTATTTTGTGTCATTTATGCCATTTCAGATGAAATCCATCAGCTATTTGTGCCAGGTAGAGGTGCTCAAGCAGTTGATGTATTGATAGATAGTATAGGTGCCTTTGTGGGAATAGGATTATATTCCCTTTTGATGAGGTGA
- the hydF gene encoding [FeFe] hydrogenase H-cluster maturation GTPase HydF — MNSTPSANRPHIVLYGNRNSGKSSLLNAIIGQEISLVSDIKGTTTDPVTKSMELIPLGPVVFIDTAGLDDMGTLGELRVKRTLKILQRTDFAIYVMDGNKIDKEDYKKAIHNFKKFHIPYMTVINKIDRLSKDNLNNLKKIYPNAIFVSAKEEFHILELKDKLIEGIHKQEEDPPIVGDLVPYNGTIILVVPIDSEAPKGRIILPQVQVIRDALDHGIKSYVVRDTELSNALKDLNHVDLVITDSQAFNRVDQIVPNNISLTSFSILFARYKGDLNAFIEGIHTLEELKEGSKILISESCTHNHSHEDIGRVKIPNGLERHLRKNFDFTFRMGHDFPNDVSKYDLIIHCGSCMVNSKTMSTRIQMCREQGVPITNYGMVLAYLSGILKRSMGIFKS, encoded by the coding sequence ATGAATAGTACTCCCTCAGCTAACAGGCCCCATATAGTATTATATGGGAATAGAAATAGTGGTAAATCTTCGTTGCTCAATGCTATCATTGGACAGGAAATTTCTCTAGTATCAGATATAAAAGGCACCACTACCGATCCTGTAACTAAATCTATGGAATTAATACCTCTAGGCCCTGTGGTATTTATAGATACTGCAGGGTTGGATGATATGGGTACATTGGGAGAACTTAGAGTTAAAAGAACATTAAAAATACTCCAACGCACAGATTTTGCCATATATGTAATGGATGGAAATAAAATAGATAAAGAAGATTATAAAAAAGCTATCCACAATTTTAAAAAATTTCATATTCCATATATGACTGTTATCAACAAAATAGACAGATTGTCTAAGGATAATCTTAATAATTTGAAAAAGATATATCCCAATGCCATATTTGTATCGGCAAAAGAAGAATTTCATATCCTTGAACTCAAGGATAAACTAATAGAAGGTATTCATAAGCAAGAAGAAGATCCACCTATAGTAGGAGATTTAGTACCGTATAATGGAACTATAATATTGGTAGTCCCCATAGATTCAGAGGCACCGAAGGGTCGTATTATCCTGCCACAGGTTCAAGTGATAAGAGATGCATTGGATCACGGCATAAAGTCCTATGTAGTAAGGGACACAGAGCTATCCAATGCACTAAAAGATTTAAATCATGTAGATTTAGTAATAACTGATTCCCAAGCATTTAATAGAGTAGATCAAATAGTCCCTAATAATATATCCCTTACCAGCTTTTCCATATTATTCGCCCGCTATAAGGGAGATTTAAATGCCTTTATTGAAGGTATTCACACGCTGGAAGAATTGAAAGAAGGAAGTAAGATATTGATATCGGAAAGTTGTACCCACAATCATTCCCATGAAGATATAGGAAGAGTTAAAATTCCCAATGGATTGGAAAGACACCTCCGTAAAAATTTTGATTTTACCTTTAGAATGGGACACGACTTCCCCAATGATGTATCAAAATATGACTTGATCATACACTGTGGGTCATGTATGGTAAACAGCAAAACTATGAGTACCAGAATTCAAATGTGTAGAGAACAAGGAGTACCAATCACTAACTATGGTATGGTACTGGCCTATTTATCAGGTATATTAAAAAGAAGCATGGGAATATTTAAGTCCTAA
- a CDS encoding nucleoside-diphosphate sugar epimerase/dehydratase, producing MQKKIRTIYLIMIDILAVNLSYYVSLFLRFEGKIEQGYLQVYMDNFIALTVIKLLVFYYFKLYESLWKYASVEEMIQIVVAGMVANAGALSYLFINQSHFPRSIYILAGMFDVIFIGGIRFSYRALRRLKDSDIKPKGIEKRVMIIGGGDAGAMVIKELKNHKELNSKPVAIIDDNPSKEGQRINGVPIMGQRYDIMGVVHRKKVDEIIIAIPSGSKKDLREIVEECKRTKAKLKILPGMYELIDGKVSIKEIREVQIEDLLGREQISLDIDSISGYLKGKKVMVTGGGGSIGSELCRQIAKFNPSELAILDIYENNAYDIQNELKSIYGDGLTLKTIIGSIRDKKRIDQIIKDIRPDVIFNAAAHKHVPLMEDNPKEAIKNNVFGTLNLAQSADRYGVKKFVMISTDKAVNPTNIMGASKRICEMIIQSMDKVSDTEFVAVRFGNVLGSNGSVIPLFKRQIANGGPVTVTHEEVIRYFMTIPEASQLVIQAGAMAKGGEVFVLDMGEPVKIIDLARDLIRLSGFEPEVDIPIEIVGLRPGEKLFEELLLDEEGIESTEHKKIFIGKPTFTDYRLMINAMENLKEIVDNSDENELKSYIAQMVPTYKNNFEVNDVFCKNILNDEVSASKEI from the coding sequence ATGCAGAAGAAAATTAGGACTATATATCTAATAATGATTGATATACTAGCAGTAAATTTGTCCTACTATGTATCACTTTTTTTAAGATTTGAAGGAAAGATTGAACAAGGGTATCTACAAGTATATATGGACAACTTTATAGCCCTTACAGTTATTAAACTTTTAGTGTTCTATTATTTTAAACTTTATGAAAGTCTATGGAAATATGCCAGTGTAGAAGAGATGATACAGATAGTTGTGGCTGGTATGGTGGCCAATGCTGGTGCATTAAGCTATTTGTTTATAAATCAATCCCATTTTCCCAGAAGTATATATATACTTGCTGGTATGTTTGATGTGATATTTATAGGAGGAATTAGGTTTAGTTATAGGGCATTGAGAAGATTAAAGGATAGCGATATTAAACCCAAGGGAATAGAAAAAAGGGTTATGATAATAGGTGGTGGAGATGCAGGGGCAATGGTTATAAAGGAACTCAAAAACCATAAGGAGCTAAATAGTAAACCTGTAGCCATAATAGATGACAATCCTTCAAAGGAAGGACAGAGGATAAATGGAGTACCTATAATGGGACAACGTTATGACATAATGGGAGTTGTGCATAGAAAAAAGGTTGATGAAATCATTATAGCTATTCCTTCAGGAAGTAAGAAGGATTTGAGAGAAATTGTAGAGGAATGTAAGAGGACCAAGGCGAAGCTTAAGATACTTCCAGGTATGTATGAATTAATAGATGGAAAGGTAAGTATAAAGGAAATTAGGGAAGTTCAGATAGAAGATTTATTGGGTAGGGAACAAATAAGTCTAGATATCGACAGTATCAGCGGTTATCTTAAGGGAAAAAAGGTAATGGTAACTGGTGGTGGTGGTTCCATAGGTTCGGAGTTGTGTAGACAGATTGCCAAGTTCAATCCTTCAGAATTGGCCATATTGGATATATATGAGAATAATGCATATGATATACAGAATGAACTTAAATCCATATATGGTGATGGACTTACCCTAAAGACAATAATTGGTTCAATAAGGGATAAGAAGAGGATAGACCAAATAATCAAGGATATAAGACCTGATGTTATATTTAATGCGGCAGCCCATAAACATGTGCCTTTAATGGAAGACAATCCCAAAGAGGCTATTAAAAACAATGTCTTTGGTACCCTTAATCTTGCTCAATCAGCAGATAGGTATGGAGTAAAGAAATTTGTGATGATCTCCACAGATAAGGCTGTTAATCCTACAAATATAATGGGGGCAAGTAAGAGGATATGTGAGATGATAATACAATCCATGGATAAGGTAAGTGATACAGAATTTGTTGCTGTGAGATTTGGCAATGTATTGGGTAGTAATGGTAGTGTTATCCCACTGTTTAAGAGACAGATTGCCAATGGAGGGCCTGTTACTGTAACCCATGAAGAAGTTATAAGGTATTTTATGACTATACCAGAGGCATCTCAGCTGGTTATACAGGCTGGTGCCATGGCCAAGGGTGGAGAGGTATTTGTACTTGATATGGGTGAGCCTGTAAAGATTATAGATTTAGCTAGAGATTTAATAAGACTGTCAGGGTTTGAACCTGAAGTGGATATTCCCATAGAGATTGTGGGTTTGAGACCTGGTGAAAAATTGTTTGAGGAATTATTATTGGACGAGGAAGGGATAGAATCTACAGAGCATAAAAAAATATTTATAGGAAAACCCACATTTACAGATTATAGGCTTATGATTAATGCGATGGAAAACTTAAAGGAAATAGTGGACAATTCCGATGAAAATGAATTAAAATCTTATATAGCTCAGATGGTTCCCACATATAAAAATAATTTTGAGGTAAATGATGTATTTTGCAAAAATATTTTAAATGATGAAGTGTCAGCAAGTAAGGAAATTTAG
- the hydE gene encoding [FeFe] hydrogenase H-cluster radical SAM maturase HydE translates to MKRLIDKLHIESNLSKNELLNLLNNMTSKDIIYLKEKANMVRNKHYQNKVFLRGLIEFTNHCKSHCIYCGINAKNSLAHRYRLSKEDILNCCNTGYKLGYRTFVLQGGEDPYFTDDKMVDIIETIKTQYPHCAITLSIGEKSYQSYKRFYDSGADRYLLRHETASKSLYESLHPNMSFENRIRCLYDLKSIGYQVGAGFMVGLPNQTNEDLVQDLLFLKKLGPHMVGIGPFIPHEDTILRNCSSGTVDKTAILLAMIRLILPDVLLPATTALGTLHPTGREKGLKSGANVVMPNLSPTNVREKYSLYNGKICTGEEAAECMNCIKGRIESSGFILDFSRGDNINWKRKY, encoded by the coding sequence ATGAAAAGATTAATTGATAAACTCCATATTGAAAGTAATCTATCTAAAAATGAACTTCTTAACCTCTTAAACAATATGACATCAAAAGATATAATATATCTAAAAGAAAAAGCCAATATGGTACGAAATAAACATTATCAAAACAAGGTATTTCTAAGGGGTTTGATAGAATTTACTAATCATTGTAAATCCCATTGTATCTATTGTGGTATAAATGCCAAAAACTCCTTGGCCCACAGATATAGACTTTCTAAGGAAGATATTTTGAACTGCTGTAATACAGGATATAAACTGGGATACCGTACCTTTGTATTACAAGGTGGAGAAGATCCTTATTTTACCGATGACAAAATGGTAGACATTATTGAAACCATAAAGACACAATACCCCCATTGTGCCATTACTTTATCTATAGGAGAAAAGAGCTATCAATCCTATAAAAGATTTTATGACTCCGGTGCAGATAGATATCTCCTCCGACACGAAACTGCATCTAAATCCCTATATGAGTCTTTACACCCAAATATGAGCTTTGAAAATAGAATAAGGTGTCTCTATGACCTAAAGTCCATAGGTTATCAAGTAGGTGCTGGATTTATGGTGGGTCTTCCAAATCAAACTAATGAAGATCTAGTACAGGATCTACTATTCTTAAAAAAACTAGGTCCCCATATGGTTGGAATAGGTCCATTTATCCCCCATGAAGATACTATATTAAGAAACTGTTCTTCAGGCACAGTAGATAAAACTGCCATACTTCTAGCCATGATCCGACTTATATTGCCAGATGTACTACTCCCTGCCACAACGGCATTGGGGACTCTACATCCCACAGGTAGAGAAAAAGGGCTAAAGTCAGGGGCAAATGTAGTTATGCCCAATCTATCTCCTACAAATGTAAGGGAAAAATATTCTCTATATAATGGCAAAATTTGTACTGGTGAAGAAGCAGCAGAATGCATGAATTGTATCAAAGGACGTATTGAAAGTTCAGGATTTATTTTGGACTTTTCTAGAGGAGATAATATTAATTGGAAACGAAAATATTAA
- a CDS encoding sigma-54 interaction domain-containing protein, which produces MKNFINSKEFIAFCHSAFDNIPIAIDFLDKDGRMIYINKAFSDFLQIPIKNMIGKLVTEINPTSKFLLALNEKKADIAVRHVFPNDREAICHRIPIFDNNGELMGGLGMILFEKVNEMKEILKKCEILDKNLTLYKNEIARLNSAKYTLSDIIGNAKPMTLCKKKVRKIANLNLNVLISGESGVGKELFAQAIHNESNRAHMPFVSINTSAIPENLLESELFGYEEGAFTGAKSGGNIGKFELANGGTIFLDEIADMPYYMQAKILRVIQEKEIVRIGDNKPIPIDIKIISATHKNLEKMVANNKFREDLYYRLNVLNLEVPPLRERTEDIPELSENFLMEFNKEYGFYRKLSKNAMDILKSYSWPGNVRELRNVLGKACVNADNTIITANDLPANLFIDSIVKDNKNDSGFYNIIKKVEKQLIKNALTQSNNNKAEAARILQIPRMTLYRKIEDLKIDI; this is translated from the coding sequence ATGAAAAACTTTATTAATTCAAAAGAGTTTATAGCATTTTGTCATAGTGCCTTTGATAATATACCCATAGCCATAGATTTTTTAGATAAAGATGGCCGTATGATCTATATAAATAAAGCCTTCTCAGACTTTCTTCAAATTCCCATAAAAAATATGATAGGAAAACTAGTTACCGAAATAAATCCAACATCAAAATTTTTGCTAGCATTAAATGAAAAAAAAGCAGATATCGCTGTGAGACATGTATTCCCCAATGATAGAGAGGCCATATGCCACAGGATACCCATATTTGACAATAATGGCGAATTAATGGGCGGACTAGGTATGATTTTATTTGAAAAAGTCAATGAAATGAAAGAAATATTAAAAAAATGTGAAATACTAGATAAAAACCTTACACTATACAAAAATGAAATTGCTCGATTAAATAGTGCAAAATACACCTTATCAGATATCATAGGAAATGCTAAACCCATGACATTATGTAAAAAAAAGGTTAGAAAAATAGCCAATTTAAATCTCAATGTATTAATATCTGGAGAAAGTGGTGTGGGCAAAGAGCTTTTTGCTCAAGCCATTCACAACGAAAGTAATCGTGCCCATATGCCCTTTGTAAGTATAAACACCTCTGCAATACCAGAAAACCTATTGGAGTCTGAATTATTTGGCTATGAAGAAGGGGCATTTACTGGGGCAAAATCTGGAGGCAATATAGGAAAATTTGAACTGGCCAATGGAGGGACTATATTTCTAGATGAAATAGCAGATATGCCCTATTATATGCAGGCAAAAATATTGAGGGTGATCCAAGAAAAAGAAATAGTTCGTATAGGAGATAATAAACCTATCCCCATTGATATAAAAATCATATCTGCAACACATAAAAACTTAGAGAAAATGGTTGCCAATAATAAATTTAGAGAAGATTTATATTATAGATTAAATGTATTAAATCTAGAAGTACCTCCATTAAGAGAACGAACTGAAGATATACCTGAACTATCAGAAAATTTTCTTATGGAATTCAATAAAGAATATGGTTTTTATAGAAAATTATCAAAAAATGCCATGGATATCCTAAAAAGTTATTCTTGGCCCGGTAATGTAAGAGAATTGAGAAATGTCTTAGGTAAGGCATGTGTAAATGCAGACAATACTATAATAACTGCCAATGATTTGCCTGCAAACCTATTCATAGATTCCATAGTTAAAGACAATAAAAACGATTCAGGATTTTATAATATAATAAAAAAAGTAGAAAAACAATTAATTAAAAACGCCCTTACTCAAAGCAATAACAATAAAGCAGAGGCAGCGAGAATTTTACAAATACCCCGCATGACACTGTATAGAAAAATAGAAGATTTAAAAATTGATATTTAA